The stretch of DNA GTGCTAAATATagctcgacaatgttgtagtccctgTTATTTGAGACAAATTgttgaacaaagttttttttctatctcttgaaataaccgatatagcgccttatttctaagttgcgttagggtcaccatgaaaaaaactgttgtattagtaagttctaaaagtctttcgaagacagtttgtatgtagaatttgaaacttttatattcaaattctGCATACAAACTGtggcaaaaaacagtttttttcatggtgaccctaacgcaacttagaaaaaaggcgctatatcggttgtttcgagagatagaaaaaaaaattgttctacaaagatgtctcaaataactgggactacaacattgtcgaactatatttacctctatctataaagataagaaagttatattttttatttcatcgacaattttggtcaccctatttttgataacataaaaatgagcgctctattatatgtaacaactttgtcgaaaataGTTCTTGTATAGAGAATAActttcgagctctaaatgctaatttccacttaaatgcacctcctggaccattgtgcagtgatgtcagatgtgaagatatgtttttattttgagaataacaattcaattcaattctttgttttagaaaagctttaaactttgcagttcattcgtctctagagaataacaacaaacattttcaaaattgattaaTCGATGCTCTTTTCTCAgtaccaaaatactaaaatcatgacaaaattgaataagtttcatatatcttttggttccattgatattttttctaccAGCAGATGATTTCATCATTCAGACGTTTTGTCTACAATAAAGAATAAAGtagtctagttttttttttacatttatagCAATAAACTTCGAAATATTTAGGTACGACGAATGAAACGCATCAATGTAAAATGTATAtcagttgaaaaaaacaataaccAATAATAAGACAATATCAAAaatgcacaaaattgaattttgaattattcatttttgttcaatatGATGTGAAGAGACTTTTCGTGCtgtgttaatatattcaaaatagtcatctggcatctctggatatgagttcaatgtttaaaTTTGATTGTGTCGTTTGGAAAAAGACCATTTGAAAATCTCTAAAATTTTGCAAtcactgaattgaatttgattaaTGCAGTCGAAAACATGCATTgtaatactagtttagccgtgagacaatttttgaagataaaggcggaacAGAAGACTACCGATGCTTTAAATCAACTAGGTgaaaaacacatcaaacaaaccaGACGACTCAACTGATTCATCGGCGAGCGCGGGCAAACGGTCGTCAAGCCAGACGAGCTACTAGTCtatttttagtcgagctcggcttctggaatataaaaacaaacgagacgagcgctcggcTGCTCGCCTcgtcttctggaatagggcctacaattttgtagtcctacgttaacaatgcgttAGTGTAACCATTCTTCTTTATTAATGTTTTGCTGCCCGCGACACCATAACTAACACGTGTGTGTGGCCCCTCTGAGAAAAGATTACTGGTCTAGATAGCATAAAGCATAAAACATCAACTACGGATTCAGTTGGATTAGATTTTCAAACATTCAGTACACTCATGTTTTCGAAGTCCGTAGGATATGTATGAGAATAAGAATATATAAGAATAATAAATATTGGCAAAATAAACTAACATAATATGGTAAGTTTGATGCcaatatataatttatttcttttttgttattcagtaagAATACACTGTCATAGTTTTCGGTCTGTTAATTTATAATTGTTGCCCAGATATTCATTTTTGACATACGTCCTCTATTATACATTGCTGAAGAATGTATACTACGCATTTATTATGACTTCTTATTGCCTTATCCATTTCATTTCCTCGATATATCAGTTCAATGTCTGTTGAAATAGCTCTCTTTGGAGGGATAGGATATGAAGCGAAATTTCTAGAGTGCTATTATTTTGATATTAATTAACAGCGGCGGGTGCCCGTTCAGTTCATGTTACAGTTCGTTTATTTATTGGGGGAGCCAGTTTATGAATGTGTTTTAAGTATACATTCAGATAGGTGTGAATTATAAACATTACATGGTTCAATAACTTTACCAAtgattacaattacaatttattattaattaaaGTTTCTCGAAAAATATAGATGAAGGCGGCGGTGTTGTCTTAAAATAGAGCTTTTGATTTAGCGAATGTGAATTAAGGGCACTGTTTCAAGTATCAGAACGACCAATCTAAATAGATGCTTTGAATTCGATCAACGCTTCAAACTATTTTCCCTAAATAAATTTTATCCTTTATTTTGTTTCTTCAACTTTGCCCCACGTTCCCCTACACATATGTACAAGCACACATTATGGAAACTTACTTTTAAAAACTAatcattaaattaaataatttaattaaaaatacaaattataCGCATATGAGTAAAGGATTGAGAGATTTTAACTTATTTGCTTGTTCGCAGCTCCGCTTTAGCCTGTATCTGCTGCTGAGAAGTTTGCGTCCCAATCGTGGAGAGGCCAGGTTGGTAAGAGTGCAACTGGACGTTACAACAACTGTCTCCACTGCCAATGGAATTGAGCGACATATTGCTATCGGCAGGTGCTTCAGCTCCGACCAAACCACTCACAGAGGAAAGATGATGCTGGGAATGGTGGTTTTGGAACTGATGGTTCAGGTGACTGTGACTATTCCTGTGGCTTCCGCTGCTCGCAAGGTTTGCTCGAGAAGACGGTTTGCGTATCTTCCAGGCTTTCAGTTTCGCCTCCATGTTGTCCAGGCGCCGGAGTAGGTCTGCGACGATGCTGAGAGTAGATACTCTATCGCTCGGGGCCATTGGAGCATTTAAAGGGCTGGGAATGAGAGCCAGAGAAGTATTGATATTTCCGTTCCGTTCCATTATCAACTTTTGTTGGAGAGCATTTTCGTCTGCTTGAGGCATTACAGTTTCTATGGATCCAATTGTAGATTCCAAGTCAAGTTTGATCACTGATTTCGTAATAGCCGCTATTGTAGTGTCTGTCTTCTTATTATTGATGTTATTGTTGATATTCTCCAGCTTTGTGGCACTGAGACATATGTTTGCAATGGCATTTGAGCCGGGTGTTGCAGATCTGGATTCATTAGCGAGATCTTGAGTCTTGTCTTCCATTACAGTGTCTTCTGTTTCGTGCTCCACACCATCCTCTTCGCCTTTAGGAATATTCCTTACCTTCAACTCCTGTTTCAAATCCCTTGCCTCGTCCATAAGTCGTTGCAGCTTGATCTGCATTCGTTCTTTTTCGTCTACCTCTAGTTCCAGCAGAGCATTTTTCTCATAAGCCTGGTTCAACATGGATTCGAACTCGGCCACACTCTCACTTGCCACCCGATTTGCCCGTTCCAAATCGTCGTTTTTCTGCTCCAGCTCACGGATGtaaaccttgaacttctcattCTCCTTCGTCAGGTGTTTGTAGTCGGCGTCAATCTTGTTCGATTCATTTTCACTGTTCACTACTTTACGCTTAAATGACTCACACTCCACTCGCAGTGTACTTACGAGCTGATTCAAATCGCGGATTTTCTTCTCCTGCTGTTCAATTGTCATCTCCAGTTCCGCCTCCAGCTGTCGCGATTCTTCGGTGAAGTCATCGAATTCCCTTTGAACGTCATTCCTCTCCTGGGAGAGCTTCAAACATCGCTCTTTCCAATATAAACATTCCTCCTCCACGCTAGTGAAAAGTTTTTCCTGGTCCATTTCAGGGAAAAAATACAAGACAACTCAGCTTGTCTATCTCT from Toxorhynchites rutilus septentrionalis strain SRP chromosome 3, ASM2978413v1, whole genome shotgun sequence encodes:
- the LOC129776983 gene encoding nuclear distribution protein nudE homolog — its product is MDQEKLFTSVEEECLYWKERCLKLSQERNDVQREFDDFTEESRQLEAELEMTIEQQEKKIRDLNQLVSTLRVECESFKRKVVNSENESNKIDADYKHLTKENEKFKVYIRELEQKNDDLERANRVASESVAEFESMLNQAYEKNALLELEVDEKERMQIKLQRLMDEARDLKQELKVRNIPKGEEDGVEHETEDTVMEDKTQDLANESRSATPGSNAIANICLSATKLENINNNINNKKTDTTIAAITKSVIKLDLESTIGSIETVMPQADENALQQKLIMERNGNINTSLALIPSPLNAPMAPSDRVSTLSIVADLLRRLDNMEAKLKAWKIRKPSSRANLASSGSHRNSHSHLNHQFQNHHSQHHLSSVSGLVGAEAPADSNMSLNSIGSGDSCCNVQLHSYQPGLSTIGTQTSQQQIQAKAELRTSK